One Gimesia aquarii DNA segment encodes these proteins:
- the sthA gene encoding Si-specific NAD(P)(+) transhydrogenase has translation MKYDLVIIGSGPAGHKAAIAASKLGKRVAIIERNFRGMGGVCLHKGTIPSKTMREAILYLTGYRHRDVYSKQYRKKRRITMQDLRLKLASVAENELDVIHDQLERNGVEVFIGEARFASPHDVEVDCETGRKKLYGEYILVATGTKPSRPSHIPFDGKTIFDSDEILDLQQIPRSMIVVGGGVIGIEYAIMFATLGVEVTVLDGRERLLEFCDQEIIDALIHHARSLGMVFRMGEEVVGIERFSDKMAAVQTESGKRLVADSVLYTVGRVGDADELNFQAAGLEPDERGRLWCNEEHQTWVPHIYGAGDIVGFPALASVSMEQGRRVVCNAFNEPFEAFDIMPYGLFTIPEISMIGKTEQQLTEEHVPYEVGAARYREIARGQISGDTEGMLKILFHRETLRILGIHAIGESATEIVHIGQTVMSFGGTIEYFRNAVFNYPTMAECYKVAAFDGLEKMSLDRLFEEARLTKANAEQSTEDKSQTELDEQETIEV, from the coding sequence ATGAAATACGATCTTGTCATTATTGGAAGTGGTCCAGCTGGGCATAAAGCGGCGATTGCCGCATCGAAGCTGGGGAAGCGGGTAGCCATTATTGAACGCAATTTTCGTGGGATGGGGGGAGTCTGTTTGCATAAAGGCACGATCCCTTCAAAAACAATGCGTGAAGCTATTCTGTATCTCACTGGATATCGTCATCGTGATGTTTATAGCAAGCAGTATCGCAAAAAACGCCGCATCACAATGCAGGATCTCCGCTTGAAGCTGGCCAGCGTCGCTGAAAATGAATTGGATGTGATACACGATCAATTAGAGCGAAATGGTGTTGAAGTATTCATAGGTGAGGCCAGATTTGCCAGTCCGCATGACGTGGAAGTAGATTGCGAAACGGGGCGAAAGAAATTGTATGGGGAGTATATTCTGGTGGCGACGGGTACAAAACCTTCTCGTCCTTCACACATTCCTTTTGATGGAAAAACCATCTTTGATTCCGACGAAATACTCGATCTGCAGCAGATTCCCCGTTCAATGATTGTTGTTGGTGGTGGCGTGATTGGGATCGAATATGCGATTATGTTCGCCACATTGGGCGTTGAAGTGACTGTCTTAGATGGCCGAGAACGCTTGCTCGAATTTTGCGATCAAGAAATCATTGACGCGTTGATTCACCATGCCCGCTCTTTAGGAATGGTTTTCCGTATGGGAGAAGAGGTTGTAGGGATCGAACGATTCTCCGATAAAATGGCAGCCGTCCAGACAGAAAGTGGAAAGCGTCTCGTAGCCGATTCCGTATTATATACAGTGGGGCGTGTAGGCGATGCCGACGAATTGAATTTCCAGGCAGCCGGGTTGGAACCAGATGAACGTGGTCGACTGTGGTGCAATGAGGAACATCAGACGTGGGTCCCTCACATCTACGGGGCCGGCGATATTGTCGGTTTTCCTGCTCTTGCCAGTGTTTCGATGGAGCAGGGCAGACGAGTGGTTTGTAATGCGTTTAACGAACCATTTGAGGCCTTTGATATTATGCCCTATGGTCTGTTTACCATTCCCGAAATTTCGATGATTGGGAAAACTGAGCAACAGTTGACCGAAGAACATGTTCCTTACGAAGTGGGGGCAGCCCGCTATCGGGAAATTGCGCGAGGACAAATCTCAGGTGATACAGAAGGGATGCTGAAAATTCTCTTTCACCGCGAAACATTGAGGATTCTTGGCATTCATGCCATCGGAGAATCTGCCACAGAAATTGTACACATTGGCCAGACTGTGATGTCATTTGGTGGTACGATTGAATACTTCCGCAATGCAGTCTTTAATTACCCCACTATGGCGGAATGCTATAAAGTAGCCGCCTTTGATGGGCTGGAAAAAATGAGTTTGGATCGTTTATTCGAAGAAGCCAGACTTACAAAAGCGAATGCCGAACAATCCACCGAGGACAAATCGCAAACTGAACTGGACGAACAGGAAACCATTGAGGTCTAG
- the msrP gene encoding protein-methionine-sulfoxide reductase catalytic subunit MsrP, whose protein sequence is MNYQIRKIWNVSESEHTPEMVFQNRKAHRREFLKMMGYGVGIAGFSNLLSGCQQATEEEIEKAGAVAPLPEAFQSIYPAPHNPTFKYGRPETVPKEAEEFTNFYEFTGPTTKEAWKYVENFKSTPWSVSVEGECEKPRTFDMDDFYKEMKFEERAYRHRCVETWAMCVPWTGFALSHLLKLVEPKPTAKFVAFETFNKPNEAPYMKANGTAYWPWPYTEGLSMAEAMNELTFIATGLYGKPLLKQNGAPIRLVVPWKYGFKSGKSIVKIKLTSEQPVTFWNSVNPDEYGFVANVNPEVPHPRWSQRTEWMLGTEKRYDTKLYNGYGEYVSGLYTG, encoded by the coding sequence ATGAACTATCAGATCCGCAAAATCTGGAACGTCTCCGAGAGTGAACATACACCAGAAATGGTATTTCAGAATCGTAAAGCACATCGGCGGGAGTTTCTGAAAATGATGGGCTATGGTGTAGGAATCGCTGGTTTTTCAAATCTTCTTTCAGGTTGTCAACAAGCGACTGAGGAGGAAATTGAGAAAGCGGGTGCCGTTGCTCCACTACCTGAGGCGTTTCAATCGATCTACCCAGCCCCTCACAACCCCACTTTTAAGTATGGTCGCCCGGAGACGGTCCCCAAAGAGGCAGAAGAATTCACCAACTTTTATGAATTCACAGGTCCGACTACCAAAGAAGCCTGGAAGTACGTTGAGAATTTCAAAAGCACTCCCTGGTCAGTCAGTGTAGAGGGAGAATGTGAAAAACCACGCACATTTGATATGGATGATTTTTATAAGGAAATGAAATTTGAGGAGCGTGCCTATCGTCATCGCTGTGTTGAAACATGGGCCATGTGCGTTCCCTGGACTGGATTCGCTCTTTCCCATTTGTTGAAACTTGTAGAACCCAAGCCAACCGCAAAATTTGTGGCCTTCGAGACCTTCAACAAACCAAACGAAGCGCCCTATATGAAAGCAAATGGCACTGCATACTGGCCTTGGCCTTATACTGAAGGCTTGAGTATGGCTGAAGCCATGAACGAGCTTACGTTTATTGCAACCGGTCTGTATGGTAAGCCACTACTCAAGCAGAATGGTGCCCCTATTCGTCTGGTTGTTCCTTGGAAATATGGGTTCAAATCTGGTAAATCCATTGTCAAAATCAAGCTCACCTCCGAACAACCAGTTACCTTTTGGAATAGCGTCAACCCCGACGAATACGGGTTCGTGGCTAACGTCAATCCTGAAGTCCCTCATCCTCGGTGGAGCCAGCGTACTGAATGGATGCTGGGAACTGAAAAACGCTACGATACAAAGCTATATAACGGATATGGTGAGTATGTAAGTGGACTCTATACTGGTTAA
- a CDS encoding Bax inhibitor-1 family protein: MNNFSPDYYDQDTTAGGGVFAIDAIASERAAFIRKTYMHLAGAIMAFMGLEFILFSSDTLVNGMMNAIGGNWWLVLIAFMGASWVASAMASSAKSLATQYAGLGIYIVAEALIFVPILYIATQFANPTVIPIAAVITLCIFGGLTAYVFVTGADFSFMGGFLTIAMFGAIGIAIGAAIFGFSLGLWFAAAMIVLMSGFILYDTSNVLHHYSTDQYVSASLALFAAIATLFWYVLRLVMMFSSND; this comes from the coding sequence ATGAATAACTTTAGTCCTGATTATTACGACCAGGATACAACGGCTGGCGGAGGCGTTTTTGCCATTGACGCAATTGCCTCCGAGCGAGCCGCTTTTATCCGAAAAACGTACATGCACTTGGCTGGTGCGATCATGGCCTTTATGGGGTTGGAATTTATCCTGTTTAGTAGTGATACTTTAGTAAATGGTATGATGAACGCCATCGGTGGTAACTGGTGGCTGGTATTGATCGCCTTCATGGGCGCCAGTTGGGTTGCCAGTGCTATGGCATCAAGTGCGAAATCTCTCGCAACACAATATGCCGGTTTGGGAATTTATATTGTTGCCGAAGCCCTGATTTTTGTGCCTATCCTTTACATTGCAACTCAATTTGCCAATCCGACAGTCATACCTATTGCTGCGGTTATCACACTTTGCATTTTTGGAGGACTGACTGCCTATGTGTTTGTGACAGGGGCAGATTTTTCTTTCATGGGTGGTTTTCTAACTATCGCCATGTTTGGAGCTATCGGCATCGCCATCGGTGCTGCTATTTTCGGATTCTCTCTGGGGCTCTGGTTTGCCGCTGCGATGATCGTCCTGATGAGTGGCTTTATTCTGTATGACACATCAAATGTTTTGCATCACTACTCGACCGATCAGTATGTGTCTGCATCATTGGCTTTGTTTGCTGCGATTGCTACACTGTTCTGGTATGTCTTGCGTCTTGTCATGATGTTCTCATCAAACGATTAA
- a CDS encoding hydantoinase B/oxoprolinase family protein has protein sequence MNDLKAENKPKTWEFWIDVGGTFTDCIARSPENDFIPFKTLSSGITKGRVQKISNPTTIVDSSRCGAPAEFWQKYQIEFLNEEGQSLHSAQVTNFNSVNGILNFEPPLPETVKESTSYELSSGEEAPILAIRWILGLKKSDMIPHISVKLGTTRGTNALLTRNGARTAFITTRGFADVLLIGNQDRPHLFDLVIQKPEPLFETTVEIDERITAEGTVYCAPDPKTILQQLQTLKSTGVESLAICLLHSFANPKHEELVARIAEEVGFDEISVSSRLSPLIKIVSRGDTTVMDAYLNPILKDYIGKLRTPLKNCDLKLMTSAGGLVDATHFVGKDSILSGPAGGVIGYSCVAELAGFPKSIGFDMGGTSTDVSRFDGEYEREFETQKAGVRIVAPMLSIETVAAGGGSICGFDGIKLHVGPASAGADPGPACYGRGGPLTITDLNLYLGKIIPNQFPFALDRNAVEHRLTQLCQEIAASPMGKTYTPLELAEGFLQIANANMVRAIRNISVARGYDPADYVLVSFGGAGSQHACAIARALGIRELLIHPYSGILSAFGIGQADVRRFGQQSVLKPWSAELQQELGIRFQELDQKVKEEVRTEGVPEERIEEPQHSLEMRFLGTDATIQILCVAGQDELACFEQEHQRLYGYKHEGRVVEVTALRTEVVGRMEEPNLPASEVISRVPDPLKTVETHFQGKTHKTGVYLRDELRPGDQIAGPAIICEAISTVIIDPGFEAEILSRGETLIHETIKNSAAHETISTEADPVMLEIFNNLFASIAEQMGITLQKTSISTNVKERLDFSCAVFSANGDLVVNAPHIPVHLGAMSETVKRIIADNPNLAPGDVYVTNDPYRGGSHLPDVTVITPVHDPNSKKLLFFTASRAHHAEIGGIVPGSMPPFSKTLADEGILIRNFKLVDRGISCEEDLRSLLLTGEYPSRSVDDNLADISAQVAANNCGVILLNDLVLRYSIPVVQAYMQHIQRAATEKMQLALAHIEDGLYSFTDHLDHGAPLSVQITIKGTSAVVDFTGTGPVLETNLNANRAIVNAAVLYVFRCLIQEDIPLNSGVLAPIKIILPECFLNPPERETPAQCAAMVGGNVETSQRTVDTLLGALNKAAASQGTMNNLTFGDENFGYYETICGGSGATAEGVGADAVHTHMTNTRLTDAEIIERRYPVRLHEFSIRKKSGGAGRHPGGNGIIRRIEFLKPLKISLISERRGDYAPFGLEGGSPGQIGENLLQKANETNEQSLAGKFSLSVEAGDLLTIKTPGGGGFGTQA, from the coding sequence ATGAATGATTTAAAAGCCGAAAATAAACCTAAAACATGGGAATTCTGGATCGATGTGGGAGGGACGTTTACCGACTGTATCGCGCGGTCTCCAGAAAATGATTTCATTCCCTTTAAGACACTTAGTTCGGGTATTACCAAAGGTCGAGTTCAGAAAATCTCTAATCCCACCACCATTGTCGATTCTTCCCGCTGCGGTGCCCCGGCAGAGTTCTGGCAAAAGTATCAAATCGAATTTCTGAATGAAGAGGGACAATCCCTGCATTCGGCACAAGTGACGAACTTTAACTCCGTAAATGGCATTTTAAACTTCGAACCTCCCCTACCCGAGACGGTCAAAGAATCTACCAGCTACGAGTTGAGTTCAGGAGAAGAAGCCCCCATATTGGCAATTCGATGGATTCTTGGTTTAAAAAAATCAGACATGATCCCTCACATCAGTGTTAAACTCGGAACAACCAGAGGCACGAATGCCCTTCTCACCCGTAATGGAGCCCGTACTGCTTTTATCACAACCAGAGGATTCGCCGATGTCCTGTTAATTGGTAATCAGGATCGTCCCCATTTGTTTGATCTGGTCATACAAAAACCAGAACCCCTGTTCGAAACAACTGTTGAAATTGATGAGCGCATCACTGCGGAAGGGACTGTGTACTGTGCACCTGATCCGAAAACAATTCTGCAACAGCTGCAAACTTTGAAATCAACGGGAGTCGAATCACTGGCAATTTGCCTGCTGCACTCGTTTGCGAACCCGAAACACGAAGAACTAGTGGCTCGAATCGCAGAAGAGGTCGGATTTGACGAAATCAGTGTTTCAAGTCGCCTCTCACCGCTCATCAAAATCGTTTCCCGTGGCGATACGACAGTGATGGACGCGTATCTGAATCCGATCCTGAAAGACTATATCGGTAAACTCCGTACGCCTCTAAAAAATTGTGATCTGAAGCTGATGACTTCAGCCGGTGGTCTGGTTGACGCGACTCACTTTGTCGGTAAAGACAGTATCTTGTCCGGTCCAGCTGGAGGGGTAATTGGTTATTCATGCGTCGCAGAGCTAGCAGGTTTTCCGAAGTCCATCGGTTTTGATATGGGTGGTACGAGTACCGATGTCTCTCGCTTCGATGGTGAGTACGAACGCGAATTTGAAACGCAAAAAGCGGGTGTGCGAATAGTCGCACCGATGCTTAGCATCGAAACGGTAGCAGCCGGTGGCGGCAGTATTTGTGGCTTTGATGGTATCAAGCTACATGTCGGACCTGCCAGTGCGGGAGCCGATCCCGGACCTGCCTGCTATGGTCGAGGCGGCCCATTGACCATAACTGACCTGAATCTTTATCTCGGCAAAATTATTCCCAACCAGTTCCCGTTTGCCCTGGATCGGAATGCAGTTGAACACAGATTGACTCAACTCTGCCAGGAAATTGCGGCTTCACCAATGGGGAAAACGTACACTCCTCTTGAACTGGCAGAAGGATTTCTTCAGATTGCCAACGCAAATATGGTCCGTGCCATTCGCAATATCTCAGTCGCGCGCGGCTATGATCCGGCTGACTATGTGCTTGTCAGTTTCGGTGGCGCCGGATCACAACACGCATGTGCGATTGCCCGCGCTCTGGGAATTCGAGAATTATTGATTCATCCCTATTCAGGAATTCTGAGTGCATTTGGTATCGGCCAAGCTGATGTGCGACGTTTCGGTCAACAATCTGTTCTTAAACCCTGGTCCGCAGAACTACAACAGGAATTAGGAATCCGGTTTCAGGAACTTGACCAAAAAGTAAAAGAAGAAGTCCGTACAGAAGGAGTCCCAGAGGAGCGAATTGAAGAGCCACAGCATTCACTCGAAATGCGCTTTCTAGGTACAGATGCGACAATCCAAATTCTCTGTGTAGCAGGTCAAGATGAACTCGCTTGTTTTGAGCAAGAACACCAGCGCCTTTACGGATATAAACATGAAGGGCGCGTTGTTGAAGTGACCGCGCTACGGACAGAAGTTGTTGGTCGGATGGAAGAACCAAACCTGCCTGCCTCTGAAGTCATTTCACGAGTTCCCGATCCACTGAAAACAGTGGAAACTCATTTTCAGGGAAAGACACACAAAACAGGCGTTTATCTGCGGGATGAACTACGTCCTGGCGATCAGATCGCTGGCCCCGCAATTATCTGTGAAGCAATTTCTACAGTCATTATTGACCCCGGCTTTGAAGCCGAGATTTTGTCACGCGGCGAAACGCTGATTCACGAAACGATCAAAAACTCAGCGGCTCATGAAACGATTAGTACCGAAGCCGACCCGGTGATGCTGGAAATTTTTAATAATCTATTTGCCTCTATCGCCGAGCAAATGGGAATCACACTACAGAAGACATCCATCTCGACGAACGTAAAAGAGCGGCTCGACTTTAGTTGTGCCGTCTTTTCAGCCAACGGCGACCTGGTCGTGAATGCCCCTCATATCCCCGTGCACCTGGGAGCAATGAGCGAAACAGTCAAACGAATCATTGCTGATAACCCCAATTTAGCCCCTGGAGATGTGTATGTTACCAATGATCCGTATCGAGGTGGTTCGCATCTACCCGATGTCACCGTAATCACCCCCGTCCACGATCCGAATTCAAAGAAATTACTGTTCTTTACGGCCAGTCGCGCACATCATGCGGAAATCGGTGGGATCGTGCCAGGCAGTATGCCACCGTTTTCGAAAACACTCGCCGATGAAGGCATTCTGATTCGGAATTTTAAGCTGGTTGACCGAGGAATTTCATGTGAAGAGGATCTGAGATCCTTACTGCTGACAGGCGAATACCCGTCTCGTTCTGTCGATGACAATCTGGCTGATATCTCTGCACAAGTCGCTGCCAACAATTGTGGTGTGATCTTGCTTAATGATCTGGTTCTTCGCTATTCCATACCGGTTGTGCAAGCTTATATGCAGCACATCCAGCGCGCGGCGACGGAAAAGATGCAACTGGCCCTCGCACATATAGAAGATGGTCTCTATTCGTTTACCGATCACCTGGATCACGGCGCTCCCTTATCCGTACAAATTACGATTAAAGGGACATCAGCAGTGGTCGATTTTACGGGAACAGGACCAGTACTCGAAACAAACCTGAACGCCAATCGTGCCATTGTGAATGCCGCAGTTTTATATGTCTTTCGCTGTCTGATCCAAGAAGACATTCCTCTAAACAGTGGTGTCTTAGCACCTATTAAGATTATATTGCCAGAATGTTTTTTGAATCCTCCCGAACGGGAAACGCCTGCACAATGCGCGGCAATGGTGGGTGGCAATGTTGAAACCTCACAACGAACCGTCGATACACTACTTGGCGCCTTGAACAAAGCAGCCGCCAGCCAGGGTACGATGAACAATTTAACGTTCGGTGACGAGAACTTTGGCTATTATGAAACGATCTGCGGAGGCAGTGGTGCCACTGCCGAAGGAGTTGGCGCGGATGCCGTCCATACACATATGACGAATACACGACTCACTGACGCCGAAATCATTGAACGTCGCTATCCGGTGCGATTGCATGAATTTTCCATTCGCAAAAAATCGGGAGGAGCGGGACGGCATCCAGGAGGCAATGGAATTATCCGTCGTATTGAATTTCTGAAGCCTTTAAAAATATCATTGATCTCTGAACGCCGCGGAGATTACGCCCCCTTCGGTCTGGAAGGTGGTTCACCAGGCCAGATCGGAGAAAACCTGCTGCAAAAAGCAAACGAAACAAACGAGCAATCGCTAGCCGGTAAGTTTTCTCTGTCAGTTGAAGCCGGTGACCTACTAACAATTAAAACTCCTGGTGGAGGCGGATTTGGAACACAAGCATAA
- a CDS encoding peptidylprolyl isomerase, which translates to MSENRREEVDSALADVDFDKFNYQVVFETSKGKIRMDLYPDVAPGHCRNIIGLTKIGFYDGIIFHRVIPDFVVQVGCPQGTGTGGPGYTIDAEFNNLPHETGVLSMARTRDPNSAGSQFFICLGRVPHLDNQYTVFGKTCDAESEAVVLEIGNVETDHGDRPLEDVQITGSEVVVSEK; encoded by the coding sequence GTGTCCGAAAACCGACGAGAAGAAGTTGATTCTGCCTTGGCCGATGTTGATTTCGACAAATTCAACTATCAAGTCGTCTTTGAAACCAGCAAGGGAAAGATCCGCATGGATCTTTACCCCGACGTTGCACCAGGACATTGTCGTAATATTATCGGCCTCACCAAGATTGGGTTTTATGATGGAATTATATTCCATCGTGTGATTCCTGATTTTGTAGTTCAAGTCGGATGTCCTCAGGGAACTGGTACTGGCGGACCGGGATATACGATCGATGCGGAATTCAACAATCTTCCCCATGAAACGGGAGTGTTGTCGATGGCACGAACGAGAGATCCCAACTCAGCGGGTTCCCAATTCTTTATTTGCCTGGGCCGTGTTCCACATCTGGATAATCAATACACGGTGTTTGGTAAAACCTGTGATGCAGAAAGTGAAGCCGTCGTATTGGAAATTGGCAATGTCGAAACCGATCATGGTGATCGCCCACTGGAAGATGTGCAAATCACGGGATCTGAAGTCGTCGTTTCTGAAAAGTAG
- a CDS encoding putative hydro-lyase has translation MDVDRSALQTGTQVRQVCRSGEFTGQTSGLALGFAQANLVILRKQDAVDFREFCERNPKPCPLLEVTEAGDPCPHKLAESSDLRTDLPRYRVWKHGELVEEPTEISHHWQEDLVSFLIGCSFTFESALVKAGLPVRHLDLGVNVPMYRTSINCESAGMFSGPLVVSMRPFKPADAIRAVQITSRFPAVHGAPIHLGFPEQIGILNLNQPDFGDSIPVESDELPLFWACGVTPQAVLMQAKREFAITHSPGCMFVSDVKEATLAVS, from the coding sequence ATGGATGTAGATCGTTCCGCACTACAGACTGGTACGCAAGTTCGACAGGTCTGTCGTAGTGGTGAATTCACCGGGCAAACTTCGGGACTGGCTCTTGGCTTTGCCCAGGCAAATTTGGTGATTCTTCGTAAGCAAGACGCTGTTGACTTTCGAGAGTTCTGTGAACGAAATCCCAAGCCTTGTCCATTGCTGGAAGTGACCGAAGCCGGTGATCCTTGTCCCCACAAACTAGCTGAAAGTAGTGACCTGCGTACTGACCTCCCTCGCTACCGAGTCTGGAAGCACGGGGAACTGGTAGAAGAACCTACTGAAATTAGTCATCACTGGCAGGAGGATCTGGTCTCATTTCTAATTGGCTGTTCTTTTACGTTTGAATCTGCGTTAGTCAAAGCAGGGCTGCCCGTCAGACATTTAGATCTCGGTGTGAATGTGCCCATGTACCGTACCTCAATCAATTGTGAATCTGCCGGTATGTTTTCCGGACCGCTCGTCGTTTCGATGCGCCCCTTTAAGCCCGCCGATGCCATTCGCGCAGTTCAAATCACCAGTCGTTTTCCTGCTGTGCATGGAGCTCCCATACATCTGGGATTCCCGGAACAGATTGGAATTTTGAATCTCAATCAACCCGATTTTGGTGACTCTATACCGGTAGAATCAGATGAACTGCCTCTGTTCTGGGCCTGTGGAGTAACACCTCAAGCTGTGTTGATGCAGGCAAAGCGAGAATTTGCAATCACACACAGTCCCGGCTGTATGTTCGTTTCTGACGTGAAAGAGGCCACACTGGCAGTCTCTTAA
- a CDS encoding dihydrodipicolinate synthase family protein, with amino-acid sequence MAINLSEQLKGVLPPVVTPLTPDRRLDAASAESVYRFMLKQGVHGLFLFGTSGEGPLLREADREQATEIAVKVIDGSVPLLVGVIAPGTEQIIEQAIVAKSQGADAIVVCPPFYYPASQADMLVHYRTIRESVDLPIFAYDIPVMTKVKIELETLMTLGKEGTIIGVKDSSGDAVSFHRLVASKPPGMKLFTGAEMLVHAVVLAGADGTVPGLANVGPELFVQLYEAAAAENHQEAVRQQEAIVRLFEVFVCSDGTIKVGYVIGAMKTALRLRGVIEHDTLFHPFPACTPELIERTKGIMEEVGCL; translated from the coding sequence ATGGCAATTAACCTTTCAGAACAACTAAAAGGTGTTCTCCCTCCCGTAGTCACTCCGTTGACACCAGATCGCAGGCTTGATGCTGCTTCGGCGGAATCAGTTTACCGATTTATGTTGAAACAGGGTGTGCATGGGCTATTTCTATTTGGTACGTCGGGGGAAGGGCCATTGCTAAGAGAGGCGGACCGGGAGCAAGCAACAGAAATCGCAGTCAAAGTCATTGATGGCAGCGTCCCTCTCTTAGTAGGTGTGATTGCACCAGGAACTGAGCAAATTATTGAACAAGCAATAGTTGCCAAATCTCAGGGTGCAGATGCAATCGTCGTTTGCCCTCCCTTTTACTATCCAGCCAGTCAAGCTGACATGCTAGTGCATTATCGTACTATTCGAGAATCCGTTGACCTTCCGATTTTTGCTTACGACATTCCCGTGATGACTAAAGTCAAAATAGAACTGGAAACTCTGATGACGTTGGGAAAGGAAGGCACCATCATCGGAGTCAAAGACTCAAGCGGCGATGCCGTCAGCTTTCATCGTCTGGTCGCAAGTAAACCTCCGGGAATGAAACTATTTACGGGAGCCGAAATGCTGGTACACGCCGTTGTCCTGGCTGGTGCTGATGGAACAGTCCCGGGGCTGGCTAATGTAGGTCCGGAATTATTTGTACAACTTTATGAAGCAGCGGCAGCGGAAAATCATCAGGAAGCGGTTAGACAACAGGAAGCCATCGTCCGATTGTTTGAAGTGTTTGTCTGTTCGGATGGAACCATCAAAGTGGGATATGTGATTGGCGCCATGAAAACAGCCCTGAGGTTGCGCGGGGTAATTGAACACGACACACTGTTTCATCCGTTCCCAGCCTGCACTCCTGAACTGATTGAACGAACCAAAGGCATCATGGAAGAAGTTGGTTGTCTGTGA
- the mch gene encoding methenyltetrahydromethanopterin cyclohydrolase, with the protein MSGVLNERACRLAEYLLAKAGELKVIPHTLENGATIVDCGIETPAGIQAGLLLARICMSDLGDVQLVPGTLEGQTLPYLQVQTDHAVESCLLSQYAGWKIDVDDFFAMGSGSMRAAAEKEDLYRILAFGETPAKTVGILEANTLPSVNVVEMISKATGVESKNITLLVAPTSSIAGNIQVISRSVETAMHKLFECEFDVHRIQAGYGIAPLAPVAKDHLSGIGRTNDAILYGSSVTLWVTGDDKSLQEIGPSIPSSSAACFGKPFLEVFKEANHDFYEIDPSFFSPAVIIFQNLDTGNVFQFGQTNTTLLKNSFGF; encoded by the coding sequence ATGAGTGGAGTTTTAAACGAACGCGCGTGCCGACTGGCAGAATACCTGCTGGCAAAAGCGGGTGAACTGAAAGTCATTCCACATACACTGGAGAATGGTGCTACCATTGTTGACTGTGGAATTGAAACGCCCGCTGGCATTCAAGCCGGTTTATTACTCGCCAGAATCTGCATGTCCGATCTCGGAGATGTACAACTCGTTCCGGGGACACTGGAAGGACAGACGCTACCCTATTTGCAGGTACAAACTGACCACGCCGTCGAATCCTGTCTGCTCAGTCAGTACGCGGGCTGGAAAATTGATGTCGATGATTTTTTTGCAATGGGGTCTGGTTCAATGAGGGCAGCTGCTGAAAAAGAAGACTTATATCGAATACTGGCGTTTGGTGAGACACCTGCCAAAACGGTAGGTATTCTAGAAGCAAATACGCTTCCCAGCGTGAATGTAGTCGAAATGATCTCTAAAGCTACTGGAGTTGAGTCGAAAAATATTACCTTGCTTGTGGCTCCCACGTCGAGCATTGCTGGTAATATTCAGGTCATTTCTCGCTCGGTTGAAACCGCTATGCACAAACTGTTTGAATGCGAGTTCGACGTCCATCGTATTCAGGCAGGTTATGGCATAGCTCCTCTGGCTCCTGTTGCGAAAGATCATCTGTCGGGCATTGGACGTACAAACGACGCAATTCTTTATGGAAGTTCGGTGACACTCTGGGTTACAGGCGACGATAAGTCTCTCCAGGAAATTGGCCCTTCAATTCCCTCCAGCTCGGCTGCCTGTTTTGGAAAACCGTTTCTTGAAGTCTTCAAAGAAGCGAACCATGATTTCTATGAAATCGATCCCAGCTTTTTCAGTCCAGCAGTCATTATCTTTCAAAATCTCGATACCGGAAACGTTTTTCAGTTTGGTCAAACAAATACCACATTGTTAAAAAACAGTTTTGGTTTCTGA